One stretch of Chryseobacterium fluminis DNA includes these proteins:
- the rpsE gene encoding 30S ribosomal protein S5 produces the protein MLGLDNIERVKPGGLELKDRLVAVNRVTKVTKGGRAFGFSAIVVVGDEAGTIGFGLGKSKEVASAIAKAVEDAKKNLVKVPVMNHTIPHQTSARYGGADIFLRPASHGTGLIAGGAVRAVLESAGVHDILSKSKGSSNPHNVVKATFKALLDIRRPEEIARMRGVSLSKVFNG, from the coding sequence ATGTTAGGACTAGATAATATAGAAAGAGTAAAACCGGGAGGATTAGAACTTAAAGATCGTCTCGTAGCTGTTAACAGAGTAACAAAAGTAACAAAAGGAGGTAGAGCTTTCGGATTTTCTGCAATCGTTGTAGTAGGAGACGAAGCCGGTACTATCGGGTTTGGTTTAGGAAAGTCTAAGGAAGTAGCTTCTGCTATTGCTAAGGCAGTAGAAGATGCTAAGAAAAACTTGGTAAAAGTTCCTGTAATGAACCACACCATTCCTCACCAGACTTCTGCCAGATACGGTGGTGCAGATATCTTCTTGAGACCTGCTTCTCACGGTACAGGATTGATTGCCGGTGGTGCGGTAAGAGCGGTACTTGAGTCTGCTGGAGTTCATGATATCCTTTCAAAATCTAAAGGATCTTCAAACCCTCACAATGTGGTAAAGGCGACTTTCAAAGCATTGTTAGATATCAGAAGACCAGAAGAAATTGCAAGAATGAGAGGAGTTTCTCTAAGTAAAGTGTTTAACGGTTAA
- the infA gene encoding translation initiation factor IF-1 has product MAKQKHIEQDGVITEALSNAQFRVELENGHILIAHISGKMRMHYIKLLPGDKVKLEMSPYDLSKGRITFRY; this is encoded by the coding sequence ATGGCGAAACAAAAACATATTGAACAAGACGGCGTTATTACGGAAGCACTTTCGAACGCTCAGTTCCGTGTAGAACTGGAAAATGGGCATATCCTTATCGCTCATATTTCTGGTAAAATGAGAATGCACTATATTAAACTTTTACCTGGTGATAAGGTAAAATTAGAAATGTCCCCGTATGATTTATCAAAAGGGAGAATTACATTCAGATACTAA
- the rpmD gene encoding 50S ribosomal protein L30, producing the protein MATIKVKQVRSAIGRTKTQKRTLEALGLKKLHQVVEHEATPSILGMIAAVSHLLEVQK; encoded by the coding sequence ATGGCAACAATTAAAGTAAAACAAGTAAGAAGCGCTATTGGTAGAACAAAAACCCAAAAGAGAACGCTTGAAGCATTAGGATTAAAGAAACTTCACCAAGTTGTAGAACACGAAGCTACTCCTTCTATCTTAGGAATGATAGCTGCAGTTAGTCATTTACTTGAAGTTCAAAAATAA
- the rplF gene encoding 50S ribosomal protein L6 yields MSRIGKAIITVPAGVTVTENNGVVTVKGPKGELSQELTAGITLEQNDGVLNVNRPSDTKQHKALHGLYRALINNMIVGVNTGFEKKLELVGVGYRASHSGQKLELALGFSHGIVLELPGEVKVDTLTEKGKNPIITLTSHDNQLLGMVAAKIRSFRKPEPYKGKGVKFVGEIVRRKAGKSA; encoded by the coding sequence ATGTCAAGAATTGGTAAAGCAATTATAACAGTTCCAGCAGGAGTTACTGTCACTGAAAATAATGGTGTGGTAACGGTTAAAGGTCCTAAAGGAGAACTTTCTCAGGAGCTTACAGCAGGAATTACTTTAGAACAGAATGATGGGGTACTGAACGTGAACAGACCATCAGATACTAAACAACACAAAGCGCTTCACGGTTTATACAGAGCGTTAATCAACAACATGATTGTTGGTGTAAATACAGGTTTCGAAAAGAAACTGGAATTAGTAGGGGTAGGATACAGAGCTTCTCACTCAGGTCAGAAACTTGAGTTGGCTTTAGGATTCTCTCACGGTATCGTACTAGAACTTCCAGGTGAAGTGAAAGTAGATACATTGACTGAAAAAGGTAAAAACCCAATTATTACTTTAACGTCTCACGACAATCAACTTCTTGGAATGGTAGCTGCAAAGATCCGTTCTTTCAGAAAGCCTGAGCCATACAAAGGAAAAGGTGTTAAATTCGTAGGAGAAATTGTTAGACGTAAAGCTGGTAAATCTGCTTAA
- the rplO gene encoding 50S ribosomal protein L15 — MNLNNIKPAAGSTFNSKRIGRGQGSGKGGTATKGHKGQKARAGYSQKIGFEGGQMPLQRRLPKFGFKNINRKEFRGINLDTIQTLIENKSITGDITREVMIENGLITKNELVKIMGRGELKSAVSISADKFTKSAEELITKAGGQAITL; from the coding sequence ATGAATTTAAATAACATAAAACCTGCTGCAGGATCTACTTTCAATTCAAAAAGAATTGGTAGAGGACAAGGTAGTGGAAAAGGAGGTACTGCTACGAAAGGACATAAAGGACAGAAAGCAAGAGCCGGTTATTCTCAGAAAATCGGTTTTGAAGGAGGTCAGATGCCTTTACAAAGAAGATTACCTAAATTCGGATTCAAAAACATAAACAGAAAAGAGTTTAGAGGAATTAACCTGGATACCATTCAGACTTTAATCGAAAATAAATCTATCACTGGAGATATTACAAGAGAAGTTATGATTGAGAACGGTTTAATTACTAAAAACGAATTAGTGAAAATTATGGGTAGAGGAGAATTGAAATCTGCGGTTTCGATCTCTGCTGACAAATTCACTAAATCTGCTGAAGAGCTTATCACGAAAGCAGGTGGACAAGCAATTACCTTATAA
- the rplR gene encoding 50S ribosomal protein L18: protein MALSKLEKRIRIKRRVRGKISGSSELPRLSVYKSNKEIYAQLIDDNSGKTLASASSREKGVDANGTKTEVSAAVGKAIAAKAIAAGIENIVFDRNGFVYHGRVKALADGAREGGLKF, encoded by the coding sequence ATGGCATTAAGTAAATTAGAAAAAAGAATAAGAATAAAAAGAAGAGTAAGAGGGAAAATCTCTGGATCTTCTGAATTGCCAAGATTATCTGTATACAAAAGTAATAAGGAAATTTACGCTCAGTTAATCGATGACAACAGTGGAAAAACTTTAGCTTCCGCTTCTTCAAGAGAGAAAGGAGTTGACGCTAACGGAACAAAAACTGAAGTTTCTGCTGCTGTAGGTAAAGCCATCGCTGCTAAAGCTATCGCTGCAGGAATTGAAAATATTGTATTTGACAGAAACGGTTTCGTATACCATGGAAGAGTGAAAGCTCTTGCTGATGGTGCGAGAGAAGGTGGACTTAAATTCTAA
- the rpmJ gene encoding 50S ribosomal protein L36 has protein sequence MKVRASIKKRSADCKIVRRKGVLFVINKKNPKFKQRQG, from the coding sequence ATGAAAGTAAGAGCATCAATTAAAAAAAGAAGTGCTGATTGCAAAATCGTACGCAGAAAAGGTGTACTGTTTGTAATCAACAAGAAAAACCCAAAATTTAAACAAAGACAAGGCTAA
- the rpsM gene encoding 30S ribosomal protein S13 has product MARISGIDLPKNKRGVIGLTYIYGVGRSTSSEILKAAGISEDKKVNEWNDDELAAIRNYISENVKVEGELRSEVQLNIKRLMDIGCQRGIRHRLGLPLRGQRTKNNSRTRKGKRKTVANKKKASK; this is encoded by the coding sequence ATGGCGAGAATTTCAGGTATTGATTTACCAAAAAACAAAAGAGGCGTTATCGGTTTAACTTACATCTACGGAGTTGGAAGAAGTACTTCTTCTGAAATCCTTAAAGCTGCCGGTATCAGCGAAGACAAGAAAGTCAACGAATGGAATGACGATGAATTGGCTGCAATCAGAAATTATATCTCAGAAAACGTAAAAGTAGAAGGAGAGCTTAGATCTGAAGTGCAATTGAACATCAAGAGATTGATGGACATAGGATGCCAACGAGGAATACGTCACAGACTTGGATTACCTTTAAGAGGCCAGAGAACGAAAAACAACTCTAGAACCCGTAAAGGAAAGAGAAAAACTGTTGCTAACAAGAAAAAAGCTAGTAAATAA
- the rpsK gene encoding 30S ribosomal protein S11, with product MAKQTKVVKKRKVKVEAIGEAHIQASFNNIIISLTNKNGEVISWASAGKMGFRGSKKNTPFAAQMAAENCSNVAHEAGLRRVKVFVKGPGAGRESAIRTIHNSGIEVSEIVDVTPMPHNGCRPPKRRRV from the coding sequence ATGGCAAAACAAACTAAAGTAGTTAAAAAAAGAAAAGTAAAAGTTGAAGCTATTGGTGAAGCTCATATTCAGGCTTCTTTCAATAACATCATCATTTCTTTAACAAATAAAAACGGAGAGGTAATCTCTTGGGCTTCTGCCGGTAAAATGGGATTCAGAGGTTCTAAAAAGAATACTCCTTTCGCTGCTCAAATGGCAGCAGAAAATTGCTCTAATGTAGCTCACGAAGCAGGTTTAAGAAGAGTAAAGGTGTTTGTGAAAGGTCCTGGTGCTGGTAGAGAATCTGCTATCAGAACGATTCACAATTCAGGAATTGAAGTTTCAGAAATCGTTGACGTGACGCCTATGCCACACAACGGTTGTAGACCACCAAAAAGAAGAAGAGTATAA
- the secY gene encoding preprotein translocase subunit SecY, producing MKEFIQTLKNIWSLKELRDKIIFTLGIILVYRFASYISLPAINLAEVGDLLEHYKSQGGNKQGAGLLGLLSSFTGGAFSHASVMALGIMPYISASIIVQLMGMAIPYLQKLQKDGESGRNTLNQITRWLTIGVCLVQAPSYLTSITQLFLPYAQFSSAYYVEPNSIMFWLPSIVILVAGSVFAMWLGEKITDKGIGNGISILIMVGILSRLPEAFVQEMAVQNGKGGMGSIMILIEVIFWMLVVLLAVVLSVAVRKIPIQYVSRAQARGGVNRNLMQGARQWIPLKVNAAGVMPIIFAQALMFVPGLLTKFDESNTFLAGFKNVFSWQYNVLFALLIIIFSFFYTAITIPVNQMADDLKRNGGLVPKVRPGKETADYLDDILSKITLPGAIFLSIFAVLPAIVHGSFVQTDAFALFFGGTSLLIMVGVILDTVQQINTYLLNHHYDGLMQSKLSRTTGY from the coding sequence ATGAAAGAATTTATACAAACACTTAAAAATATTTGGAGTCTTAAAGAACTTAGAGATAAAATTATCTTTACTTTAGGAATTATCCTTGTGTATAGATTCGCATCTTATATCTCTCTTCCGGCAATTAACCTTGCGGAAGTAGGAGATCTCTTAGAGCATTATAAAAGTCAGGGCGGTAACAAGCAAGGAGCAGGTCTCCTTGGCTTGCTTTCGTCGTTTACGGGAGGGGCATTCAGTCATGCTTCCGTGATGGCGTTAGGAATCATGCCTTATATTTCTGCTTCTATTATTGTTCAGTTGATGGGGATGGCAATCCCTTATCTTCAGAAACTTCAGAAAGATGGAGAGTCAGGTAGAAATACATTGAACCAAATTACAAGATGGTTAACGATCGGAGTCTGTTTAGTACAGGCGCCTTCTTACTTAACTTCTATTACTCAATTATTCTTACCATATGCTCAATTCTCTTCTGCATATTATGTAGAGCCAAATTCTATTATGTTCTGGTTACCAAGTATTGTAATACTTGTTGCAGGATCTGTATTTGCCATGTGGCTGGGTGAAAAAATTACTGATAAAGGAATCGGAAATGGTATTTCCATCCTTATTATGGTCGGTATTTTATCCAGACTTCCGGAAGCATTTGTACAGGAAATGGCCGTGCAGAACGGAAAAGGAGGAATGGGATCTATCATGATCCTTATTGAAGTAATTTTCTGGATGTTGGTAGTTCTTTTAGCAGTAGTATTATCTGTTGCTGTCAGAAAAATCCCGATCCAGTATGTAAGCAGAGCTCAAGCAAGAGGAGGTGTAAACAGAAATCTTATGCAAGGAGCAAGACAGTGGATCCCATTGAAAGTAAATGCTGCAGGTGTAATGCCGATTATCTTTGCCCAGGCATTGATGTTCGTTCCTGGATTATTAACGAAATTCGATGAATCAAACACTTTTCTTGCAGGTTTCAAGAATGTTTTTAGCTGGCAATACAATGTATTGTTTGCGCTATTAATTATTATCTTCTCATTTTTCTATACTGCGATTACCATTCCGGTAAACCAAATGGCTGATGATTTGAAGAGAAACGGAGGTTTAGTACCGAAAGTAAGACCCGGGAAAGAAACCGCTGATTATTTAGATGATATTTTATCAAAAATTACCTTGCCAGGTGCAATATTTTTATCTATCTTTGCAGTCCTTCCGGCAATTGTGCATGGAAGCTTTGTTCAGACAGATGCGTTCGCCCTATTTTTCGGGGGAACATCATTATTGATTATGGTTGGAGTAATTTTAGATACTGTTCAACAGATTAATACTTATCTGCTGAACCATCATTATGATGGCTTAATGCAGTCTAAATTATCAAGAACGACTGGATATTAA